TATCCGATCTTTAGAGTTCTGGAATACCCAGTTGAAGCCTTCTACTGTGTTTTGTTGGCACATGTCAAGTAATTTTACTTAAGTGTGAGGCGACGATGTTCAAAGATCTCCATCAATGTCACATTCCAGAGCATATTTTGGCCTCTaaaagtcacatgacataCCAACACAAACGCCCGATTTGATTTTCCCACTCTACAACGACACCTCCACTCCTACATCTCCCGATACGGCCTCTGTTCCCCATCGATAGCCATCTGCTCGAAAACCTGGAGGCATGCACGAGGTGCAGCAGCCCTTCAAACCATGTTTCCAAACATCTATAACAGCAAGGTGTAACGGCAAGACGTTACTTCTGTGAAATGAGGGTTTGTTTGGGAGCAACCGTGATGGGGGTTTGGGGGCAACATATAATTGGTCTGTAACGTGATTTCCAGCCAGGATATCCAGCCCggcagtacttgtagccatCACTTATAGCACATATCCCCCACCACTCTCTGTCCCACGTGccttgtcttctccactgCGCGGCAcatatttttttggctCACATTGCATGGACGTGCGTTACGCAAGAAAAATTGTGTATCCAAGATTACAGTCAGTATCCACAGAGCTCCAACTCGAAAACTGACACCATTTTCTAAGTCCCGGCGGAATTGAAAATGTCttccaactccatcaagctgctggcaGGCAACTCGCACCCCGCCCTGTTCAAGCTCGTGTCCGAGCGACTGGGCGTGCCGCTGTCCAACATTGGCGTCTTCCAGTTCTCCAACCTCGAGACCTCCGTGACCATTGGAGAGTCTGTGCGAGACGAGGACGTGTTTGTGCTCCAGACTGGATGCGGCGAGGTCAACGACTTCCTCATGGAGCTCCTCATTATCATCCACGCCTGCAAGACCGCATCGGCACGACGAATCACAGCAGTTATCCCCAACTTCCCTTACGCAAGACAGGACAAGAAAGACAAATCTCGAGCCCCCATCACCGCCAAGCTCATGGCCAACATGCTTCAAACCGCCGGCTGTGACCACGTCATCACGATGGACCTGCACGCCTCTCAGATCCAGGGCTTTTTCAACGTGCCTGTGGACAACCTTTACTCCGAGCCCTCCACCCTGCGATATATCCGAGAGCACGTTGACGTGTCGTCCGCCGTCATTGTTTCCCCCgacgctggaggagccaagcgagctgctgcatTGGCCGACCGTCTGGACCTTAACTTTGCCCTGATCCACAAGGAGAGACAGCGAGCCAACGAGGTGTCCCGAATGGTGCTGGTCGGAGACGTCAAGGGAATGACCTGTGTTCTGGTTGACGATATGGCTGACACCTGTGGAACTCTTGCCAAGGCCGCCCAGAccctcaaggagaacggTGCTCGAGACGTGATCGCCATCGTTACCCACGGCATTCTGTCTGGACCCGCTGTTCAGCGAATCAACGACTctgagctgctcaaggttGTCTGCACAAACACTGTCCCCCACGACCATCTCAAGGCCGAGTGTCCCAAACTCGACACCATTGACGTCAGTCCCACCCTCGCTGAGGCTATCCGACGACTCCACAACGGAGAGTCTGTCTCCTATCTTTTCCGAAACGCCCCTATGTAGGCCAGACGCTGAAAACGACGACTTCTCCAACATCATAACAGCAACATTATGTATATATCTTTGAAAGCGTGCTTGGTATGATTGGTGTGTTTCCTGCACTTGCCAAATTGGTACCTGTCCTTCTTCGTGACATTACACATGACTATACATCTAGCTAGACTAATACACGATTAATTATTTAGACCATATGATAACTGGATTGGAATCTTTTATACTACGTCACCGAGGGTAGCTCAAGTGCCATACAGCTCCATATCGGGTAGCTATGACCAAATCATACCATTACTGAAATCCTAAATACTCCGTACCGTTCTATGCACATTTGTCCTTCATATGCTTCCCCCTTCACACTGACTTCGTCGCCCTACAGTAGATTCTTCTCGCTGGTTACTTTTACCGGCTTACTTCTTGAGAGGCAACTTCCTTCCCTTGAGCACAGGAGTGCCAGGAACACTGCTAGCAGCCGATTCACTCTGGCTGCTGATGGGAGCAATGTCACTGACATACTTTTGCTGGCCGGAAATAGCTGCTCGGAATGACCGTTCCAACAGCCCCAGCTCGGCCTTCGATGCTTGGGGTGTGGAGTCGTCATCTCCAGCGGTGGTCAGCTGAGAGTCCTCGTATGTGTATCCTTGCGATGGTGAGTATGAAGGCAGCTCGATAGCCTCTTCCAGCGCACGTTTCAGAAACATGGATGTAGAAAGTACTCGGCTCTGCATGATTGCTGCCACCGTGGGTGCCATATACACGTTTTCATTGATGACAAAGTaggtggagatgggtgTTGTCTGTTGTGGGTTGAGTCGGTTCTGTTTCTTGATAACCCAAAGATCGGGCTCTCGCACGTGTGTGATGACAAACTCGATTCCGGTCATTTTCTGTAACTCCTGCTCGAAATGCTGGGGTGTGAGCTGGCccgtctgctgctggttgaaCTGGGTCTGCATCCGCAACACCTGGTTGTTACTGACTCGGTCGTAAAAGGGCGACTCGGCAAAGTAGTCGAGCACATTATCGGTTCGCAGACCCTGGTGCGCTTGGATCCACTCCGGCGACCGCCATTGCACCTCGTCCAGGTTCTCCATGCTGTGATAAGACGTGGCTGATCAGGTGTATTGGAAGTGAATTTTAGTTGGTTTGCATTTAGATGCATAGTGTGAGATAGTGCATGGCTGTGGGTCGAGTGTCGCCATTGTATGATATATTAtatggtcacgtgggttATATGTATTTGTGATAGTCATCTCTACTGAAATACCGCAAAGCACGTACTTACTTTTCATGTTCTCAATCACAAAAAAAGGTGGAAATACATCTCAGAATATTGTAGTAGGCTATGGGAACCGGTAGCTATGGTATGCTCTACACATACGGACAGGAGGTTGATCTAGACGAGCtaacaaaaacacaagagCTATATTTACATTGTAAGATGCCgtaattacttgtagttttcTTCCACCCATATTCTTGCACTCCACGTCATCCATACACTAAAGCCCCTACAGTCTCTTCCATATAGTTCATTTCATTCATTGCACTTCCGTGTCTACTCATTATTCTCATTATTTCCTTCTGGTTGACGTCGGTCTTCGACTCAACGTCTTCCATTCAATTGACATCGTCCATTGACTCGTCTTTCATATGCTTGTTGGTTGTGTGATCGACTGTGTCCCATCGAGCTTCTCAAATGTAAGAATAGCTATCGACAACATCTCGCCCATTTCGTCGACGACTGCTGGGACTGGAACTGGCCTCTCCACGGAGCTGCGCACCACTCACTCGTCGCGCATTCACCACCTGACCACCACCAGTATGGTGCATATTGTTGTTGCCACCATAGTTGAGCGATGGGTTCTGGTAGGCCAGATCGTCCCCAAAGGTGGCACTTCGAATGTCGGCCACCAGCCCGTAGAACTGGCTGCCAATCTCTCCAATGACCCTCTTGCCCATGCTCATGACGTCATCTCGAGGGGGAAGTCCAGGAGCCGAAATCGACGCTCTTCGTCGTTCCATGGGGACATGGGTTCCAGAGGATTGGGTAGAAGAGACtgacgaggaagaagaatgGCTGAGAGCGGGTCGTTGATCCTGGTGCGAAGCACGTTTGTCACGTTTCATGGTCTCAATCTCACTGTcgtggttgttggtgtcCGCCTTGAACGTTCTGTGAGCCTTGAGAGTCCCGTTTGAGTCCCGTCGTGAGTGCTGTTGTTTCTGGGTGCCTGTGACAGTACCACTGTCCTCTTTCACATctttcttggtcttggactcctcctcttcttgctcctcttccacgGCCAGAGACATGAGCTTTGTCTGGATGGAGTCCAACAGCGACGACTCCTGCGTTCCCTGGGGTTGTTGTCCTTCTCGGTGTGGCATATGCAGCATGAGTAcgtccttggtcttgaacTGCTTGAGATCAGCCTCGGCGCTCTCCAACTCTCTCTTgacctccagcagcttttcTCTCAGCTTGGAGACACGCgactccttggtggccagCTGGGACAGGTACTCCATGACCTCCGATCCGGGTCCTCCTGATCCGGCGTTTCGGGATCGTCCCCGTTCCGGGCGGTCTTCTGCTACAGCCACCTGGGTCACCTGTGGCTGCTGGGGAGGTGGTGACTTTGTCGATGTCGTTCGGGATGCAGATAAGGTCCGAAGACCCGAGCCTGATGGCGTAGGCGAGTGATTGGCTCCTGTGTACGTGTCCAGATGTTGGGGACGAGTAGGCGGCGAGTCTCCGGGGCCGATAACGTCAGGCGACGGGGCCACAGGAAGAGTGAAGCTCATGCTGATACGTTTTCG
This genomic interval from Yarrowia lipolytica chromosome 1E, complete sequence contains the following:
- a CDS encoding uncharacterized protein (Compare to YALI0E32351g, highly similar to uniprot|P38620 Saccharomyces cerevisiae YER099c PRS2 ribose-phosphate pyrophosphokinase P5.15.f5.1) — translated: MSSNSIKLLAGNSHPALFKLVSERLGVPLSNIGVFQFSNLETSVTIGESVRDEDVFVLQTGCGEVNDFLMELLIIIHACKTASARRITAVIPNFPYARQDKKDKSRAPITAKLMANMLQTAGCDHVITMDLHASQIQGFFNVPVDNLYSEPSTLRYIREHVDVSSAVIVSPDAGGAKRAAALADRLDLNFALIHKERQRANEVSRMVLVGDVKGMTCVLVDDMADTCGTLAKAAQTLKENGARDVIAIVTHGILSGPAVQRINDSELLKVVCTNTVPHDHLKAECPKLDTIDVSPTLAEAIRRLHNGESVSYLFRNAPM
- a CDS encoding uncharacterized protein (Compare to YALI0E32373g, similar to Saccharomyces cerevisiae MED6 (YHR058C); ancestral locus Anc_5.324, weakly similar to uniprot|P38782 Saccharomyces cerevisiae YHR058c MED6 RNA polymerase II transcriptional regulation mediator singleton), which codes for MENLDEVQWRSPEWIQAHQGLRTDNVLDYFAESPFYDRVSNNQVLRMQTQFNQQQTGQLTPQHFEQELQKMTGIEFVITHVREPDLWVIKKQNRLNPQQTTPISTYFVINENVYMAPTVAAIMQSRVLSTSMFLKRALEEAIELPSYSPSQGYTYEDSQLTTAGDDDSTPQASKAELGLLERSFRAAISGQQKYVSDIAPISSQSESAASSVPGTPVLKGRKLPLKK
- a CDS encoding uncharacterized protein (Compare to YALI0E32395g, weakly similar to uniprot|P08640 Saccharomyces cerevisiae YIR019c STA1 extracellular alpha-1 4-glucan glucosidase P2.341.f2.1), producing MSAEKHDATSSEDETELELAPIKSPVSPAPKSLRSPRSSLLPVVNSNPNERTQTQTPPLIQGPGFNPATQATVVQSSTPTARTRALSSFSQSSDESSGLAPPSTGRKRISMSFTLPVAPSPDVIGPGDSPPTRPQHLDTYTGANHSPTPSGSGLRTLSASRTTSTKSPPPQQPQVTQVAVAEDRPERGRSRNAGSGGPGSEVMEYLSQLATKESRVSKLREKLLEVKRELESAEADLKQFKTKDVLMLHMPHREGQQPQGTQESSLLDSIQTKLMSLAVEEEQEEEESKTKKDVKEDSGTVTGTQKQQHSRRDSNGTLKAHRTFKADTNNHDSEIETMKRDKRASHQDQRPALSHSSSSSVSSTQSSGTHVPMERRRASISAPGLPPRDDVMSMGKRVIGEIGSQFYGLVADIRSATFGDDLAYQNPSLNYGGNNNMHHTGGGQVVNARRVSGAQLRGEASSSPSSRRRNGRDVVDSYSYI